The DNA region GAGAAGAAATGGCGGGTATTCAACATCATATGATTGATATTTTAACAGCAAAAGAGAGTTTTGATGTTTTGACCTTTAAAAAAAAGGTTGAAGAATTAATAGTTTCTATCAATGCCAAAGGGAAAATGCCGATTTTAGTTGGGGGGACAGGACTTTATCTTAAAGCAGTTCTAGAGGATTATTCTTTTTTGAATGTGCAAGAAAATGTACAACTAAGAAAAGAATTAGAAGAATTTGCGAGCCAGTATGGGAATAAAGCATTACATCTGCGTTTGGCAGAATTAGATAAGGCAATGGCCGAAAAACTACATTATAATGATTGTTTTCGTGTTATTCGCGCAATTGAAATAGCGTTAGCGGGAGAAAATAAAGAACAGGCTAGTTCAACTGGACAAATTCGACCTGATTATCAGGCTTGGGTATATGGTTTGAATATGGAGCGGAGCAAATTATACGCGCGAATTAATTTGCGTGTAGATAAAATGTTAGAAGCTGGCTTAATTGCGGAGGTAAAAAATTTGTTGGCGGATGGAGTTTCTAGCCAGTCACAGGCTTTACAGGCAATTGGTTATAAACAAGTTGTGGAATATCTTCAAG from Succinispira mobilis DSM 6222 includes:
- the miaA gene encoding tRNA (adenosine(37)-N6)-dimethylallyltransferase MiaA translates to MKKKVIVLLGPTATGKSDLGIELAQLLDGEIISGDSVLVYQGLNIGSAKPAREEMAGIQHHMIDILTAKESFDVLTFKKKVEELIVSINAKGKMPILVGGTGLYLKAVLEDYSFLNVQENVQLRKELEEFASQYGNKALHLRLAELDKAMAEKLHYNDCFRVIRAIEIALAGENKEQASSTGQIRPDYQAWVYGLNMERSKLYARINLRVDKMLEAGLIAEVKNLLADGVSSQSQALQAIGYKQVVEYLQGEVDYDTCEYNIKQATRRFAKRQITWFKKMSYIKWLEVTEKTKMEDVAKFIAQEVGSYEEV